The following DNA comes from Ardenticatenales bacterium.
GCACTTTGTGCTCCTCTCATATCCTCGCAATTGGTTTCCCTGTCGGCCTTCGCCCTGTACGCGGCTTTCCCGCGCTCCGCAGGCAGGTCGTTCTCCCTGCCGACTACTACGCCGACTCCGTTGCCCGTCTGATTTTCAGGCTCTGCTGCCATAGCCAGTTCCCTGGCGCTCAGACTCAGGGCAATCCCCGTTTAGTCTCTTATCCAGATGCTCTCGATTTAGGTGGCCCTTTCAGGTCGTTAGCCCAGATACTTGGGTTGCGTCTCCTGGGCGGATATAAGCACGCTCGTCCCCTTCGCACCTATCCAGGAGAGAGTAGGTAGCTCCAGCTTGCCTACCCGTTGGTGGGTTATGCCGCTTAACCTTAGGCTTCAGGCAATCCAGCTTTCACCTTGTCGAGATTGCACTTGAGGGAACCCATCTGTTACTGACGAACATCTGTCTCCCCTTTTTTACGTCATGCTGTTGTCCCCTTTGTCTTTCAACGCCAGGTTAGACGCTGTGCAACTTCCATTTCCGCAGGAAGTGAGGCTTCTGCCTCACTGTGATAAGAGCCCATTACGGGCGCACGGACGACGCACCACCACCACCCGCAGACCCACATTGTCGTTACGGCTGACTGGATGGTTGTCGTCACGGTACGCCGCGCGCGCGACGTCACGGTCGTTGGCCACGACCCGCCACGCAACACGCGCCGGGCAGTAGGGTCGTGAACGTCCTCGCGCCCATCATCAGGGACATAAGGATAAGCAAAATCAGGACGATCCAGCCGGTTTCCCCAAATGGTCGTCGTCCATTCGTATACGTTGCCGCTCAAGTCAGCAATCCCCTCTGGCGTCTGTCCGCGCGGGAAAACACCAACAGGCGTCGTGCGACGGATATGCGTCTCAAAAGTGTTGCAGCGGGCGCTGTCATACGCATCCCCAAACGCGTATTCACGCCTGGCCTGGCCCCGCGCCGCCGCTTCCCACTCCGCCTCCGTGGGTAGCCTCACCTCCCAGCCAAGCTGCGCTGACAGCCAGGCGCAGTAAGCCCGCGCCTCATACCAGGTCACGCCCACCACGGGCTGCGCCGGGTGATTGAAGCGGCTGTCTTCCCAGTACGCCGGTTGACGATACACTTTGCCTGGAGGGTACCATTCATCCACCCGCGCTTCCCACTCAGACCTTGAGGCATGTTTCAGCCATAAAAGCTGTTCGATTTGATCCGGCGTGAAGTTTGGCAGTCCCTGGATCGCCTCATCAGATATGTCCTGTATTGCGCGAACGAGATCCTGATACTGTGCCTTCTGGCCGGCATTACCGGATTCCCCCCGCAACCACATCTTTGCCCCGGCTGTCACCCACCACCGCTCGTCTGCGTACCCGCCGGCCTCCATAAACAGGCGATATTCCGCGTTGGTCACCGGGAACACCCCCATCTCAAACGCCCCTACCGTCACGGGATGGGCCGGTCTTTCGTCCACGAACGCACTGGCGTCATCCCCAATGACGTAGACCCCGCCGGAAACAGCGGCCAGCGGCGGCAGCAGGCAGTCGCCGTAGGGGCCGGCGCGGCGCGCAAAACGGGGGTCGCCCGATTCGCCCAGCGCCTCCGCCGCGGCGATGCGCGCCCGCAAATCCGCCTGTGGGTCGCCAACCCGCGCCAGCAGGGCCGTCTGCAATTGCGCCACCAGGTCCGCGGGGGCCGCCGCTTCCGCGCTGGCCGCGCAGCGCGCCGCCAGGGGCAGGTTCACCGCCATCAGGTCGCGCACGAACTGCGCCGGAAGGGGCGTCATCCCCGCCGCCAGCACAAACGTCTCCTCCCAGCCCGTGGTTGGTGCCGGGGGCAGGGGGGTACTCACGTCGGCGGCGGCCAGCCAGTCGGCCAGCGCCGGCTGCATCTCGTCCGCCCGCCACGCCGTTTGCACCAGCGCCGGCTGCGGCTGCCGCGCCAACACCCGCGCCGCAAAATACTCCTGCTGTAGTTGGTGCAGGTAGGTTATCTCCAGACGGACCAGGTCCTTGTCCAACACGTTGAGTTGGATACCCGCGGCCACGATTTCATCAGCCAGCGGATGGTCCAGCAGCGCGCGCACCGTCTCTTCAGGCACGCGCACCTGGCCCGCCTCCCCGGCCGTGCGACCATCCTGCATGGCAAAGGCCAGCTCTTCCAGTTTGGGGATGAGCGCCCCTTGCTGTGGCAGCGCGGCTGGCGTCGCCCACCGGTTTTGAATGACCTGCTGCCGGGCACTGTCGGTCAGCA
Coding sequences within:
- a CDS encoding SUMF1/EgtB/PvdO family nonheme iron enzyme, which translates into the protein MPDLDPELHEEIVWLLTPRREFRLPDGRIALLDPLLGDWPGRHQLNWQANPYEFFHALVRAVPGTQLQRVLQSLGGGVQEEPVVARLCAGIDAAQNMEPTEMAAPFAPYFAAIKKELSGDRYQLDSRFVQLTLLVDQGADAQGLRFITDSQRGKYNSLKRLLAEVDERALVLLGGPGSGKTTLLRRSQLEVAWDGLAGEAKQIPFFVPLNSYRAARLADPPPDPAAWLAQQWQQQQPGLTDFAALLRAGRLLLLLDGLNEIPHRSREDYGERVALWQAFVQNAPRGNTILFSCRSLDYSVPLDSERAPVRQVQVEPLTPAQMEQFLTLYLGEAGADVWGALRQDSQQLALFATPFFLRLLVDQKLATGELLTSRVALLTGFVRRALLREVNKPGNRLFEPGVLLTDSARQQVIQNRWATPAALPQQGALIPKLEELAFAMQDGRTAGEAGQVRVPEETVRALLDHPLADEIVAAGIQLNVLDKDLVRLEITYLHQLQQEYFAARVLARQPQPALVQTAWRADEMQPALADWLAAADVSTPLPPAPTTGWEETFVLAAGMTPLPAQFVRDLMAVNLPLAARCAASAEAAAPADLVAQLQTALLARVGDPQADLRARIAAAEALGESGDPRFARRAGPYGDCLLPPLAAVSGGVYVIGDDASAFVDERPAHPVTVGAFEMGVFPVTNAEYRLFMEAGGYADERWWVTAGAKMWLRGESGNAGQKAQYQDLVRAIQDISDEAIQGLPNFTPDQIEQLLWLKHASRSEWEARVDEWYPPGKVYRQPAYWEDSRFNHPAQPVVGVTWYEARAYCAWLSAQLGWEVRLPTEAEWEAAARGQARREYAFGDAYDSARCNTFETHIRRTTPVGVFPRGQTPEGIADLSGNVYEWTTTIWGNRLDRPDFAYPYVPDDGREDVHDPTARRVLRGGSWPTTVTSRARRTVTTTIQSAVTTMWVCGWWWCVVRAPVMGSYHSEAEASLPAEMEVAQRLTWR